Below is a window of Neodiprion virginianus isolate iyNeoVirg1 chromosome 4, iyNeoVirg1.1, whole genome shotgun sequence DNA.
aataattgaatattctaATTAAACCGGAACAATGCCTGTTTTATtctgaattaattattacgaaaTTGTAACAGCGTTGCTCGATTTAAACGCATTGTCTACAGTTTTTTCGCAGACTTCAAAGTCGGATGCGTCggttatatgtgtataatagaCGTGTTCGTACGTGCAACGCTCCTAATTCATGATTCATGAATGTCGACACGAGCCTGACCCCTTTCCTTGAACTTGTTTCGATTAAATTTGGTTGCATACAAGCACCTCCTCGATTTCTGCAGTCGGCAGGACAGAAATTGTGAATGAGAATCACGTACCGTGTATAATAACAGTAACCGGAGAAGACGAAGATAAACATGAGACCATGTGGTAAGAAAACATGAATAAATCGCGGGAAATGAAATACTTTTAGCTCTAAATACATTGTGTAAACCGACGAGAATCGAGAAGTAATTTGTGCTGTGCAAACCGAATGCTATTCATTGTATTTctaattttactttcattctCTGGCAAAGTCTACGTGTATTGCGATGACTCTACCATACGAGTCATTGTCTCTGACACGGTCTTTGTCCAGACAATCTGGTTAACTATACTACAAACTCTGAATCCCTCCTTCAATTTTACGGAAATCCAATTCAAATACAATGtgtatttttgtgtttttagaaaaatgccgACGGCCCTTGAGTATTTCGCTTACGTATTACACTTTCAAGCGTTGATGGCTGGTCCGGTGATTTTCTACCGCGACTACATTGATTTTATCGGAGGTCACAACATTTATGGCTCAAAAACATTAGCAGTGAGAAATTGATTCTTTCGGATTCTACATACTTGTTTTCGCAACGAAATTTCCGTCCAATAGTCACTCTTtctaattttacattttttttttctttctcaggGCTACACGGACAAGAATTTGAACAGCAACGAGATCGTCTTGGAACCTTCGCCACGTTTAGTTGTGGTAAAGAAGGTTCTCGCCAGCTGTATTTGTGCTGTAATATTTGTCTCTTTCATACCATCGTTTCCGATACAAAAGATCAAAGGTTGGCACGGTGAATTTCTATGTCACCGCGTTTCTTATGCGTGTCGTTTGTAGATAAAtctcgtcaaaaaaaaaaaaaaaaaaaacttcttttcTCTCTAGAGGATGACTTTATTGAGAATACGACCCTCGGTTACAAGGTGGGCTTTCTCATGGTGTCCACGATGCTTGTTCGCTTCAAGTACTATCACGCGTGGCTCTTTGCTGACGCCATATGCAACAATTCGGGCCTCGGCTTCAATGGTTACAATGTCGACGGCACCGCGCGCTGGGACCTGATTTCGAACGTCAACGTACTTAAGTTCGAAGTTCGTACACCagacattttcattttatcctTCGTTCATTTTGATAAAGTTTTTATCCCCAACCTTATGTTTTACATTGTATTCAAAAAGTACACATTTTCTCAACAACGTGTAAACAGACCGCGCTTAGCCTGAGGGACAGCATAGAGCAGTGGAACAAGGGTACCAATCGGTGGCTACGCATGATCGTTTACGAAAGGATCAAAACACACAGCACCATCCTCACCTACGCATTGTCCGCTCTATGGCACGGTTTTTATCCTGGCTACTACCTCACTTTCGCTGGAGGGGCGTTATTCACCTTCGCAGCGCGATCCGTAAgtcacaaaaaaaagaaaagttttgcAGCCTTATTATGACCAGTTAAGGAAATATTTAAGCTCCCACCATTTACTAAATCAACAGGGTGGGTATTCGAATTCATTAAAAGCGTATAACCATTACAATTGTAGAAGAGTTACAGATGGTCTCTACGTAGCCTAATTTTTGCAGAATTTCTTTTGCCCGTAATGCGTGCGAAATGGCagcgttttaaaatttttcgatgaaaatttcggtaTTTTCTTGTTCAGTGAAGTTTCTTTAAGCTGTATTACATGCAGAATTTGGATATTTATGTAGGTATACTTTGTAATGTAACGGTAAATAATTGTAAGTTTAAAAGTGTGgattgtatgaaaatattagCAGGTTATTAATTGCTATTCATATTTCGTTGATAATTCGAATTCTTATCCAGATACGGCGTCACGTTCGACCTTACTTCCTCGGATCGAATGCTTCCAAGCTGTTTTACGATACGCTTACTTTCGTCACAACTCGAGTTTTCATGGCTTACGTCACCTTCAGCTTCATCCTACTCGAGTTCTACCCCAGTATTAGACTGTATCTGTAAGTTGAGTGGACCGTCCTATATGCTCAATTTCTCGCGGTATCGTTCTATGGAAATTGTTCATCTGTTCACTTgttcattgattttttctaCACAGACACATGTACCTTGCCCCGCACATTTTGGCACTGGCAGTTCTAATTCTTTTGCCGAAATTGTCGGGGCTAATGCGGCATCAGAAGATTACCACTGCTGCCGCTGCAGCTGCAGCCTCGGACATTTCTAcaaaaaaacatatttcgaATGGTCACGGCGGGCCGGTTACTGAGCGCATGGCTCACGTTGCCCACCTCGCACAAAAGGCTCAGTGAGTCGATTATTGCACAAAGCTGGACAACTGTAATTCTAATCTACGTATAATACCTACTGCTAATCATAAGTTTTATATAAAgcaacaaatatttttatggatatattaataaaaattacaacatATTGTATACATCCGTGTTCGTAAGCGTTGAGCTTAGAGAGTAGAGATCAGGTGCGCGCAACTGGGATCTATCTCAGGTTCATGCTGAGAAAAAAAGGTTGAGTggaaaaaggggaaaaagaaGTGGAGAGACAAATTCAGTACGGTGCAACCATTGTGATAcaacaatttcgaaaatttatttttataccgagCGTTTTTGCACAAATTTACAGAGCCCTCCAAATCGACAGTATTTACTTGTTTCAATAATTGAGGTATTCCGCGCTGTGAGCGTGTGAGCGAACCACAGAATTCTCTACAGATTCGagatagttttttttaattactgactgactatttttttttatcttcttttttttttatctcttgtCATTGATAAGATTAGAGATAGCCGAATGTTTAAATTATATAACGCGTATGATGTATGTTCTTTCAATATGAAATGTGGGTGGGGTGCATTTGATTGAAACAATGTAttgtttcgtaaaaatgtGAGCATTTTTAACTTGgaagatttgtaaatttgCGTAATTTCAATATGTTCCCCTCCCCCTTTTTTGGATACCCCATACgtacctatacctatacacatTATGACTGATTCGTATTGAATTAAGCTATGTAGCAGATACgcacatacgtacatatgtttgtataatttgaatactttttataaatatttgtatctagaaagaaaaaaatcccaaCAAATACTTGATGTCACTATTGAGTGGAGAAGAGCGTGGTTTTTTGTATtgctttattttgtttcattaaaattttattattatccatCGTATCTCACAATTATCAGCCTGATAATCGTTGTGCATTTTAATCGTACGTGATCGTATTTGgacgtacgtataataatatctgcAATATACTAGATTGGTCATATTTCATCGTAAGCTTTGAAAGATTCTTTTTCTGTGTTTTCTCGTAACGCGAGCCAGAAATGCAATATTCAAAGCGTTATCGACGAATTATCACTATAGTATGTATATCGACATGATGACAACGActgatataattgaataatgtaaaaattcactcGCATGTTAAATAGTACCCATAAAGTTTCCTAAAGCATGAACATGCCCCGCCGACGTCATTACATATCAACCATCGGgcatttatatttttccaaaattattaaaatttaacaatttgagACATTTATTAGCGACCCACTGACATGGGTGTGTGCACACCATATTATGCTAATGTGTGTATGGGTATTGTTACACAGTGAAGTATTGTTTGTATAGTAAATTCGTATCTATgctaattttatgtaaataattatttgttattgACATGAACGCTTTGAAGACTACGTGATTCTATGAGAATTCGATATAACGATTTCCTAGCTTAATTGCAAAGGTCATCGACAAAGTTGGACGAAATTTCACAACTTTAATCTgctattttacattttcaaacgTAGACGAAAGTTtccgcaaaatttttttagaaattagCGAAATTCAAGTTATGCACCTAATA
It encodes the following:
- the LOC124302213 gene encoding lysophospholipid acyltransferase 6 isoform X2 is translated as MGVSSADVYYDGSRAFTWLADLAGLPIDQMNFLVTQFSALGLAALLRSSLSPRAVSPATRHAFGLVLGLFFGYFSFGKHAVHLAGLPALCYVVTRTHNPRSVQRAVLFVALLYLSCIHFHRQVYDYGSYTLDITGPLMVITQKVTSLAYSVHDGMTRKEEELTPSQRYHAVKKMPTALEYFAYVLHFQALMAGPVIFYRDYIDFIGGHNIYGSKTLAGYTDKNLNSNEIVLEPSPRLVVVKKVLASCICAVIFVSFIPSFPIQKIKEDDFIENTTLGYKVGFLMVSTMLVRFKYYHAWLFADAICNNSGLGFNGYNVDGTARWDLISNVNVLKFETALSLRDSIEQWNKGTNRWLRMIVYERIKTHSTILTYALSALWHGFYPGYYLTFAGGALFTFAARSTHVPCPAHFGTGSSNSFAEIVGANAASEDYHCCRCSCSLGHFYKKTYFEWSRRAGY
- the LOC124302213 gene encoding lysophospholipid acyltransferase 6 isoform X1 is translated as MGVSSADVYYDGSRAFTWLADLAGLPIDQMNFLVTQFSALGLAALLRSSLSPRAVSPATRHAFGLVLGLFFGYFSFGKHAVHLAGLPALCYVVTRTHNPRSVQRAVLFVALLYLSCIHFHRQVYDYGSYTLDITGPLMVITQKVTSLAYSVHDGMTRKEEELTPSQRYHAVKKMPTALEYFAYVLHFQALMAGPVIFYRDYIDFIGGHNIYGSKTLAGYTDKNLNSNEIVLEPSPRLVVVKKVLASCICAVIFVSFIPSFPIQKIKEDDFIENTTLGYKVGFLMVSTMLVRFKYYHAWLFADAICNNSGLGFNGYNVDGTARWDLISNVNVLKFETALSLRDSIEQWNKGTNRWLRMIVYERIKTHSTILTYALSALWHGFYPGYYLTFAGGALFTFAARSIRRHVRPYFLGSNASKLFYDTLTFVTTRVFMAYVTFSFILLEFYPSIRLYLHMYLAPHILALAVLILLPKLSGLMRHQKITTAAAAAAASDISTKKHISNGHGGPVTERMAHVAHLAQKAQ
- the LOC124302213 gene encoding lysophospholipid acyltransferase 6 isoform X3, whose product is MGVSSADVYYDGSRAFTWLADLAGLPIDQMNFLVTQFSALGLAALLRSSLSPRAVSPATRHAFGLVLGLFFGYFSFGKHAVHLAGLPALCYVVTRTHNPRSVQRKMPTALEYFAYVLHFQALMAGPVIFYRDYIDFIGGHNIYGSKTLAGYTDKNLNSNEIVLEPSPRLVVVKKVLASCICAVIFVSFIPSFPIQKIKEDDFIENTTLGYKVGFLMVSTMLVRFKYYHAWLFADAICNNSGLGFNGYNVDGTARWDLISNVNVLKFETALSLRDSIEQWNKGTNRWLRMIVYERIKTHSTILTYALSALWHGFYPGYYLTFAGGALFTFAARSIRRHVRPYFLGSNASKLFYDTLTFVTTRVFMAYVTFSFILLEFYPSIRLYLHMYLAPHILALAVLILLPKLSGLMRHQKITTAAAAAAASDISTKKHISNGHGGPVTERMAHVAHLAQKAQ